The Akkermansia muciniphila genome contains a region encoding:
- a CDS encoding amino acid ABC transporter ATP-binding protein yields MNEQPGNTPMFQISHLVKEFNAVHAVNDVTTQIHQGEVVFIVGPSGSGKSTFLRCLNLLEEPTSGEIRFKGEPITAPHADVNKFRQHVGMVFQHFNLFPHLTILENITIAPVKTGRSTRKEAVEQAEALLRRIGLYDKRNSYPLQLSGGQKQRIAIVRALVMNPDVILFDEPTSALDPEMVGEVLSLMKDLAQGGLTMVVVTHEIGFAREVASRILFMDQGKIVEEGPPAQLIDHPSNPRLKEFFSKVL; encoded by the coding sequence ATGAATGAACAGCCCGGGAACACGCCCATGTTCCAGATCAGCCATCTGGTGAAGGAATTCAATGCCGTGCATGCGGTGAATGACGTCACCACGCAGATTCACCAGGGGGAAGTGGTCTTCATCGTGGGCCCCTCCGGCTCCGGAAAAAGCACCTTCCTGCGCTGCCTGAACCTGCTGGAGGAGCCTACCTCCGGGGAAATCCGCTTCAAGGGGGAACCGATCACCGCCCCCCATGCGGACGTCAACAAATTCCGCCAGCACGTGGGCATGGTTTTCCAGCACTTCAACCTGTTTCCGCACCTGACCATTCTGGAAAACATCACCATAGCCCCCGTTAAAACGGGCCGCTCCACCAGGAAGGAAGCCGTGGAACAGGCGGAGGCCCTGCTCCGGCGCATCGGCCTGTACGACAAGCGGAACTCCTATCCCCTCCAGCTTTCCGGGGGGCAGAAGCAGCGCATCGCCATCGTGCGCGCGCTGGTCATGAATCCGGACGTGATCCTGTTTGACGAGCCCACATCCGCCCTGGATCCGGAAATGGTGGGGGAAGTGCTTTCCCTGATGAAGGACCTGGCGCAGGGCGGCCTGACCATGGTGGTGGTCACCCATGAAATAGGCTTCGCGCGCGAGGTAGCCTCCCGCATCCTGTTCATGGACCAGGGAAAAATCGTGGAGGAGGGGCCTCCGGCCCAGCTCATTGACCATCCCTCCAACCCCCGGTTGAAGGAATTCTTCTCCAAGGTGCTCTGA
- a CDS encoding amino acid ABC transporter permease: MQEGRWKYLANGFLVTLEVSFFSVLLGILMGFVVAVIRATHDKTGSLRFLNALCKLYLTVIRGTPVVVQLLIIYFVIFGTVDVSKVLVAVVAFGFNSGAYVAEIIRGGIMSIDKGQFEAGRSLGLGYSQTMVFIILPQAFKNVLPALGNEFIVLLKETSVSGYIALQDLTKGGDIIRSQTYTAFMPLTAVALIYLSVVMLFSWLLGKLERRLKNNE, translated from the coding sequence ATGCAGGAGGGGCGCTGGAAATACCTGGCCAACGGCTTCCTGGTCACGCTGGAAGTCTCCTTCTTCTCCGTCCTGCTGGGCATCCTGATGGGCTTTGTGGTGGCCGTCATCCGCGCCACGCATGACAAGACGGGCAGCCTGCGCTTCCTGAACGCCCTCTGCAAACTGTACCTGACGGTGATCCGCGGCACCCCGGTGGTGGTGCAGCTGCTGATCATCTACTTTGTGATCTTCGGCACGGTGGACGTCAGCAAGGTGCTGGTGGCCGTGGTGGCCTTCGGCTTCAACTCCGGGGCCTACGTGGCGGAGATCATCCGCGGCGGCATCATGTCCATTGACAAGGGGCAGTTTGAAGCCGGGCGCAGCCTGGGCCTGGGATACTCCCAGACCATGGTTTTCATTATCCTGCCCCAGGCCTTCAAGAACGTGCTTCCCGCGCTGGGGAACGAGTTCATTGTGCTGCTTAAGGAAACCAGCGTTTCCGGCTACATTGCCCTTCAGGACCTGACCAAGGGCGGGGACATCATCCGCAGCCAGACTTACACCGCCTTCATGCCCCTGACGGCGGTAGCCCTGATTTACCTCTCCGTGGTCATGCTGTTCAGCTGGCTGCTCGGCAAACTGGAAAGGAGACTGAAAAACAATGAATGA
- a CDS encoding glycosyltransferase, with translation MAAEPLTTTRPIGIPMQTLLHPAPETPLVSIIVPVYNLETCVSACLDSLLAQTWPSLEIITVNDGSTDGTARILDAYSERRPGIRVITQDNAGVDAARYAGMDAATGEYVMFVDGDDAIFPDSVEAMVQMAVRERADIVIGDYVRHLDRFGLFRRKDGHIPHSRVVEREEFLSSYYSGFFGMDRHGLFYTYGKMCIKLYRREFLLDNRPAPSGLRYAEDQLFNLQVFPAAERIAVLAREVYIYKFGGVTGNLSLSLFDDMLLLHSTKLSMTDREDWKKSELGAFLNNVRSFLATLAVSGKLTARSMPEALEKLNGSAIWRQALEAHPSLNDPFFSAMRRNDAAAAYGELNRHTILKKIAYRMRRAILKLVR, from the coding sequence ATGGCGGCGGAGCCTTTAACAACCACCAGGCCCATCGGCATCCCCATGCAGACCCTCCTTCATCCCGCTCCGGAGACACCCCTCGTCAGCATCATCGTTCCCGTGTACAATCTGGAAACGTGCGTTTCCGCCTGCCTGGACAGCCTGCTGGCCCAGACCTGGCCATCGCTGGAAATTATTACGGTCAATGACGGCTCCACGGACGGAACGGCGCGTATCCTGGACGCGTACTCGGAACGGCGCCCCGGCATCAGGGTCATCACCCAGGATAACGCAGGGGTGGACGCCGCCCGCTACGCCGGCATGGACGCGGCCACGGGGGAATATGTCATGTTTGTGGACGGGGATGACGCCATTTTTCCGGACAGCGTGGAGGCCATGGTTCAAATGGCCGTCCGGGAACGGGCGGACATCGTCATCGGAGACTACGTGCGCCATCTGGACCGCTTCGGCCTTTTCCGCCGGAAGGACGGCCATATCCCGCACAGCCGGGTGGTGGAAAGGGAGGAGTTCCTCTCCTCCTACTACTCCGGCTTCTTCGGCATGGACCGCCACGGCCTCTTCTATACGTACGGGAAAATGTGCATCAAGCTTTACAGGAGGGAATTCCTGCTGGACAACCGTCCCGCCCCCAGCGGGCTGAGGTACGCGGAAGACCAGTTGTTCAACCTTCAGGTCTTTCCCGCCGCGGAACGGATAGCCGTGCTGGCAAGGGAGGTGTATATCTATAAATTCGGGGGAGTGACGGGCAACTTGTCCCTCTCCCTGTTTGACGACATGCTGCTCCTTCATTCCACCAAACTGTCCATGACGGACCGGGAAGACTGGAAGAAAAGCGAGCTGGGGGCCTTCCTGAACAACGTGCGCAGTTTTCTGGCTACTCTGGCGGTTTCCGGAAAGCTGACGGCCCGCAGCATGCCGGAGGCTCTTGAAAAACTGAACGGCAGTGCCATCTGGCGCCAGGCGCTGGAAGCCCACCCCTCCCTGAATGACCCGTTTTTCTCCGCCATGCGCCGGAATGACGCCGCGGCGGCCTACGGGGAGCTCAACCGCCATACCATCCTGAAAAAAATAGCCTACCGGATGCGCAGGGCCATCCTGAAGCTGGTGCGCTGA
- a CDS encoding EpsG family protein, translating to MCFDFVPISVYTALFNWTVLFFVLFAVYQAGTGGIYSHSAARLDSMAGILFVLALILYMGARPVSGEFGDTINYAAEFRTLQEGEAGDWKAQLTGMKGEWLFAVILHAWVQHGNVHDYFLTCAAVYVGALALASYRIFGARWFIPFLIACAMFTFWVYGVNGIRNGMAASVMILGLTFRKNLKMLLLFAVLAVSLHKSMMLLAAAGALAWFVTDTRYYVAAWLGCILAVILAGPAIGEMIASSGFFDDPRLTLYINQADELKASSALFSSVGFRWDFLIYSALPIASGCYFLFREEYRDVMYTWLLNIYIAANAFWILCMYAAFSNRFAQLSWFLMGFVFIYPFFKQRFWADQEKKLACFIPAIYLFTFYMNIYNA from the coding sequence ATGTGTTTTGACTTTGTTCCCATTTCCGTATACACAGCATTATTTAACTGGACTGTTCTTTTTTTTGTGCTGTTTGCCGTGTATCAGGCGGGAACGGGAGGCATCTATTCCCATTCCGCGGCCCGGCTGGACAGTATGGCCGGGATTTTGTTCGTGCTCGCCCTGATCTTGTACATGGGAGCGCGGCCCGTAAGCGGGGAGTTTGGAGACACCATCAATTACGCCGCGGAATTCCGGACCCTTCAGGAGGGGGAAGCCGGGGACTGGAAAGCCCAGCTGACGGGGATGAAGGGGGAATGGCTCTTTGCCGTCATTCTGCATGCATGGGTGCAGCACGGCAACGTGCATGACTACTTCCTGACCTGTGCCGCGGTGTATGTGGGAGCGCTGGCGCTGGCCAGTTACAGGATTTTCGGCGCCAGGTGGTTCATCCCGTTCCTGATTGCGTGCGCCATGTTCACCTTCTGGGTGTATGGCGTCAACGGCATCCGCAACGGCATGGCCGCCTCCGTGATGATTCTGGGCCTGACGTTCCGGAAAAACCTCAAGATGCTGCTGCTGTTCGCCGTGCTGGCCGTCAGCCTGCATAAGTCCATGATGCTGCTGGCCGCCGCTGGCGCCCTGGCCTGGTTTGTGACGGACACGCGGTATTACGTGGCGGCGTGGCTGGGCTGCATCCTCGCCGTCATTCTGGCCGGGCCCGCCATTGGGGAAATGATCGCCTCCTCCGGCTTTTTCGATGATCCGCGCCTGACCCTTTACATCAACCAGGCTGATGAACTGAAGGCTTCCTCCGCCTTGTTCAGCAGCGTCGGCTTCCGCTGGGATTTCCTGATTTACAGCGCTCTGCCCATTGCCTCCGGCTGTTACTTCCTGTTCAGGGAGGAATACCGGGACGTGATGTACACGTGGCTGCTGAACATTTACATTGCGGCCAATGCGTTCTGGATTCTCTGCATGTACGCGGCGTTCAGCAACAGGTTCGCGCAGCTCTCCTGGTTCCTGATGGGCTTTGTCTTCATCTATCCCTTTTTCAAGCAAAGGTTCTGGGCGGACCAGGAAAAGAAGCTGGCCTGCTTTATCCCGGCGATCTACCTCTTCACCTTTTACATGAATATTTACAACGCATGA
- a CDS encoding glycosyltransferase family 4 protein, translating to MKKKIIRVAAASISLDLLLRGQLNYLNGFFDVLAVASPGEEHERIRRREGVPTVELEMERSISLWKDLKSLWRLFLLFRRERPWGVHSLTPKAGLLSMMAAAFARVPVRVHTFTGLIFPYRKGAFKCLLKQMDRLICLFATHVIPEGEGVRKLLVEEKVTGKPLEILAHGNINGIDTDYFRRSGCRREMRERLELPENAVLYVFVGRITGDKGIRELLAAFSALRAEEKGAPVFLALVGWTEDYAGEELDVPGVFRPGFQEDIRPWLEAADVFVLPSYREGFPNSLLQAGAMELPAIATDICGCNEIVKDGVNGLLVPARDEKALRCAMASLRDDPERRRKMGAEAARQVESRFTCRIVWEALLHFYGRVAA from the coding sequence ATGAAAAAGAAGATCATCAGGGTGGCGGCGGCCTCCATCTCCCTGGACCTGCTGCTCAGGGGACAGTTGAATTACCTGAACGGGTTCTTTGACGTTCTTGCCGTGGCTTCCCCCGGTGAGGAACATGAACGCATCCGCCGCCGCGAGGGCGTGCCTACCGTGGAGCTTGAGATGGAACGGTCCATTTCCCTGTGGAAGGATTTGAAGAGCCTGTGGCGCCTGTTCCTGCTGTTCCGCAGGGAACGCCCGTGGGGGGTGCACTCCCTCACGCCCAAGGCCGGACTGCTGAGCATGATGGCGGCGGCCTTTGCCCGTGTTCCGGTCCGGGTCCATACCTTCACCGGCCTGATTTTCCCCTACCGGAAGGGAGCCTTCAAATGCCTGCTGAAGCAGATGGACCGCCTCATCTGCCTGTTTGCCACGCACGTCATTCCGGAGGGGGAGGGCGTCAGGAAGCTGCTGGTGGAGGAGAAGGTGACGGGCAAGCCGCTGGAAATCCTGGCCCACGGCAATATCAACGGCATAGATACGGACTATTTCCGCCGTTCCGGCTGCCGGAGGGAAATGAGGGAGCGGCTGGAACTGCCGGAGAACGCCGTGCTGTACGTTTTTGTGGGGAGGATTACGGGAGACAAGGGCATCCGTGAGTTGCTTGCCGCGTTTTCCGCCCTGCGCGCAGAGGAGAAGGGGGCGCCCGTTTTTCTGGCGCTCGTGGGCTGGACGGAGGATTACGCCGGGGAAGAACTGGATGTGCCCGGCGTGTTCCGCCCCGGTTTCCAGGAGGATATCCGCCCCTGGCTGGAAGCCGCGGACGTGTTTGTGCTGCCCAGCTACCGGGAGGGTTTCCCCAATTCCCTGCTGCAGGCGGGAGCCATGGAGCTGCCCGCCATCGCCACGGACATCTGCGGGTGCAATGAGATTGTGAAGGACGGCGTGAACGGCCTGCTGGTCCCGGCCCGGGATGAAAAGGCGCTGCGCTGCGCCATGGCCTCCCTCAGGGATGACCCGGAACGGCGCAGGAAGATGGGCGCGGAGGCGGCCCGGCAGGTGGAAAGCAGGTTTACCTGCCGGATCGTTTGGGAAGCCCTGCTCCATTTTTACGGGAGGGTAGCGGCATGA
- a CDS encoding sugar transferase: MYGNCIKRALDFLIALAVLAVLLVPFLALMALLALANHGTPFFRQTRPGRHGKLFRIAKFKTMTDERDARGELLPDERRLTRTGRLVRSLSLDELPQLFNVLAGQMSFIGPRPLLPEYLPLYTEEQARRHDVRPGITGWAQVNGRNSISWERKFELDVWYVDHLSFLLDVRIIFLTLAKVVQRQGISAEGSATMEKFTGSGK; encoded by the coding sequence ATTTACGGGAATTGCATCAAGAGGGCGCTGGATTTTCTCATCGCCCTGGCTGTCCTGGCGGTTCTGCTGGTTCCGTTTCTGGCGCTGATGGCGCTTCTGGCCCTGGCGAACCACGGCACGCCGTTTTTCCGGCAAACGCGGCCCGGCCGCCACGGCAAGTTGTTCCGGATTGCCAAATTCAAGACGATGACGGATGAAAGGGACGCCCGCGGGGAACTGCTGCCGGACGAGCGGCGCCTGACGCGCACAGGGCGGCTGGTGCGTTCCCTCTCCCTGGATGAACTGCCGCAGTTGTTCAATGTGCTGGCGGGGCAGATGAGCTTCATCGGCCCGCGGCCCCTGCTGCCGGAATACCTGCCCCTGTACACGGAGGAGCAGGCGCGCCGCCATGACGTGAGGCCCGGCATTACGGGCTGGGCCCAGGTGAACGGGCGCAACTCCATCAGCTGGGAGCGCAAGTTTGAACTGGACGTCTGGTACGTGGACCACCTGAGCTTCCTTCTGGATGTCCGCATCATCTTTTTAACGCTGGCGAAGGTTGTTCAACGCCAGGGAATCAGCGCTGAAGGAAGCGCCACCATGGAAAAATTCACAGGTTCCGGAAAATGA
- a CDS encoding aminotransferase class I/II-fold pyridoxal phosphate-dependent enzyme: MWLSLASTGEAEEKFVREAFESKWVTTVGPNVDAFERELEEYLGETHVVALASGTSALHLGLVMLGVGPGDEVLCQSMTFAASANPIIYQGASPVFVDSEESTWNMSPELLEEAVRDRIRQTGRTPKAIIPVDLYGMPARMEEIMEIAGKYGIPVLEDAAEALGSEYRGRKCGVFGTYGAFSFNGNKIITTSGGGALCCPDEESRNRVKFYATQARDQAPHYEHTHIGYNYRLSNVCAGIGRGQMLSLPAFLEKRRGIHEEYRRRLSGVPGLTLLENPDARYHSNHWLTCVQINPEEARFDREELRLALQKAGVESRPLWKPMHLQPVFRSCPFYGSGVSDRLFEQGLCLPSGASLTGEDMDRITGVLLNL, translated from the coding sequence ATCTGGCTCTCCCTGGCCAGCACGGGGGAGGCGGAAGAAAAGTTCGTGCGTGAAGCCTTTGAATCAAAATGGGTGACGACGGTAGGGCCGAACGTGGACGCTTTTGAACGGGAGCTGGAGGAATACCTGGGGGAAACCCATGTGGTGGCCCTGGCGTCCGGCACCTCCGCCCTTCATCTGGGCCTGGTGATGCTGGGAGTGGGGCCGGGGGATGAAGTCCTCTGCCAGTCCATGACGTTTGCCGCCTCCGCCAATCCCATCATTTACCAGGGCGCTTCACCCGTGTTTGTGGACAGTGAGGAGAGTACCTGGAACATGTCCCCGGAACTGCTGGAGGAAGCCGTCCGGGACCGCATCAGGCAGACGGGCCGCACCCCTAAAGCCATCATTCCGGTGGACCTGTACGGGATGCCCGCCCGCATGGAGGAGATCATGGAGATTGCCGGGAAGTACGGCATTCCCGTACTGGAAGACGCCGCGGAAGCGCTCGGTTCCGAGTACCGGGGGCGCAAGTGCGGGGTGTTCGGGACCTACGGCGCTTTTTCCTTTAACGGGAACAAGATCATCACTACCTCCGGCGGGGGCGCCCTCTGCTGCCCGGATGAGGAATCCCGGAACAGGGTCAAGTTTTACGCCACCCAGGCCCGTGACCAGGCGCCGCATTATGAACACACGCACATCGGTTATAATTACCGTCTCAGCAACGTGTGCGCGGGCATAGGCCGTGGGCAGATGCTCTCCCTGCCTGCCTTTCTGGAAAAAAGGCGCGGCATTCATGAGGAATACCGCCGCCGCCTTTCCGGCGTGCCGGGGCTGACCCTGCTGGAAAATCCGGATGCCCGCTACCATTCCAACCACTGGCTGACCTGCGTGCAGATCAATCCGGAGGAGGCCCGTTTTGACCGGGAAGAGCTGCGGCTGGCGCTCCAGAAAGCCGGCGTGGAGAGCCGCCCCCTCTGGAAGCCCATGCATTTGCAGCCCGTATTCCGCTCCTGCCCGTTTTACGGTTCCGGCGTGTCGGACCGCCTGTTTGAGCAGGGCCTGTGCCTGCCTTCCGGCGCTTCCCTGACCGGGGAGGACATGGACCGCATCACCGGCGTCCTGCTTAATCTTTAA
- a CDS encoding nucleoside-diphosphate sugar epimerase/dehydratase, which translates to MTETHNPVSKFLYYARHYILNASGKFVFLLDLGLSSMVTVFACYYGEWLYKGDWVDKHLGTALLFDLAVTGTMLWRSGVYKTLVRFTTMKDLQRLMAAILLSSMLLCLFNIVLWPTYYKGHVVCAIFNFVFTFMVLVGCRMACIGGRRWLEHLNSSESISSITTTGRKRIALVGKLDACLLKASLIRSLKSEEYEVVGILTSAPEADGKEIKGIPIRLIKEAAEVETALNVFQASGVIFVGKDEILGEKKLADVCLEKGIELMVSHDLIQSFREYSGVAVDEVQIEDLMEREEISIDTEKISGGIRGKVVMVTGAAGSIGSELVRQVCPFAPGRIVLLDHAETPLWLVRREVEKLYPRIPVATSITNVCHRRQLEECMKLHRPDLIFHAAAYKHVPLMEENPCIAVVNNVKGAMHLASLAARYGVQRFVMVSTDKAVNPTSVMGATKRLAEMYVQSLGEHLAQKHGEGSTVFITTRFGNVLGSAGSVIPLFKEQIRKGGPVTVTHPEMIRYFMTIPEACHLILQANAMGKGGEIFVFDMGEQVRIVELAEKMIRLAGLSPLKDIRIVFTGLRPGEKLYEELLTDYEHTLETPHQRIRIFETRKYDMSELKQAFEELVRHAESNHLEETIRAMKQLIPEYKSNNSPYQKYDYLDLKKPLSI; encoded by the coding sequence ATGACTGAGACTCATAACCCTGTTTCAAAGTTCCTTTATTACGCACGGCACTACATCCTGAATGCCAGCGGTAAATTCGTCTTCCTGCTGGACTTGGGGCTTTCTTCCATGGTCACCGTGTTCGCCTGCTACTATGGAGAATGGCTTTACAAGGGGGACTGGGTGGACAAGCACTTGGGTACGGCCCTTCTCTTTGACCTTGCCGTTACGGGCACGATGCTTTGGAGGTCCGGCGTTTACAAAACCCTGGTCCGGTTTACGACCATGAAAGACTTGCAGAGGCTGATGGCGGCCATTCTGCTGTCCAGCATGCTGCTGTGCCTCTTTAACATTGTGCTCTGGCCCACGTATTATAAGGGGCACGTTGTCTGCGCCATCTTTAATTTCGTCTTCACCTTCATGGTTCTGGTCGGCTGCCGCATGGCGTGCATCGGCGGAAGAAGATGGCTGGAACACCTTAATTCCAGCGAATCCATTTCTTCCATCACCACGACCGGGCGCAAGAGGATTGCGCTGGTGGGCAAGCTGGACGCCTGCCTCCTGAAAGCCTCTCTCATCAGAAGCCTGAAAAGTGAGGAATATGAAGTGGTGGGCATCCTGACTTCCGCTCCGGAGGCGGACGGCAAGGAAATCAAGGGGATTCCCATACGGTTGATCAAGGAGGCCGCGGAGGTGGAGACGGCCTTGAATGTATTTCAGGCGTCAGGGGTTATTTTTGTGGGGAAGGATGAGATTCTGGGAGAAAAGAAACTGGCGGACGTGTGCCTGGAAAAGGGGATAGAACTGATGGTTTCCCACGACCTGATCCAGTCGTTCCGCGAGTATTCCGGCGTTGCCGTGGATGAAGTGCAGATTGAGGACCTGATGGAACGGGAGGAAATCAGCATTGACACGGAAAAGATTTCCGGAGGGATCAGGGGGAAGGTGGTGATGGTGACGGGCGCGGCGGGGTCCATAGGCAGTGAACTGGTCAGGCAGGTGTGCCCGTTTGCCCCGGGCCGGATCGTGCTGCTGGACCATGCGGAAACGCCCCTGTGGCTGGTGCGCCGGGAGGTGGAAAAGTTGTATCCCCGGATTCCCGTTGCCACTTCCATTACGAATGTCTGCCACCGCCGCCAGTTGGAGGAGTGCATGAAGCTGCACCGTCCGGATTTGATTTTCCATGCCGCCGCCTACAAGCACGTTCCCCTGATGGAGGAAAACCCGTGCATAGCCGTGGTCAATAACGTGAAGGGCGCCATGCACCTGGCCTCCCTGGCCGCCAGGTACGGGGTGCAGCGCTTCGTCATGGTCTCCACGGACAAGGCGGTGAACCCCACCAGCGTCATGGGGGCCACCAAGCGCCTGGCTGAAATGTACGTGCAGAGCCTGGGGGAACACCTGGCGCAGAAGCACGGGGAAGGCTCCACCGTGTTTATTACCACGCGGTTCGGCAATGTGCTGGGAAGCGCCGGTTCCGTGATCCCCTTGTTCAAGGAACAAATCAGAAAGGGAGGTCCCGTAACCGTAACCCATCCTGAAATGATCCGCTATTTCATGACCATTCCGGAAGCCTGCCACCTGATTCTTCAGGCCAACGCGATGGGGAAGGGCGGGGAGATTTTCGTCTTTGACATGGGAGAGCAGGTCAGAATCGTGGAGCTGGCTGAAAAGATGATCCGCCTGGCCGGGCTCTCCCCGCTGAAGGATATCCGCATTGTCTTCACCGGACTGCGGCCCGGCGAAAAACTTTATGAAGAACTTCTGACGGACTATGAACACACGCTAGAAACCCCGCACCAGCGCATCCGTATTTTCGAGACCCGGAAATATGACATGTCCGAGCTGAAGCAGGCCTTTGAAGAACTGGTGCGCCATGCGGAATCCAACCACCTGGAGGAAACCATCCGCGCCATGAAGCAATTAATCCCCGAATACAAAAGCAATAACTCCCCTTACCAGAAATACGACTACCTGGACCTGAAAAAGCCCCTCTCCATCTAA
- a CDS encoding polysaccharide biosynthesis/export family protein has product MKYLNLFYRPALWSRLLVAGLLLGALPACVKPEEVNYVQDLVLDQKAAIGKEYKIVIKRDDRLFISVSSKNPTLAQMFNKDSGSVSSPRDDERGYFVNTDGDIVFPVLGRIRAVGKTCIQLATDIENEILKEGYIKDPAVSVRLMNFKFSVLGEVSKPGSYEIKGERLTLLEALSKAGDLNMDGNRDIYIIREADGERIASKVDLRSSKLFHSPYYYIQQNDVIYVTPSDRKVNTRSEQLQIYPYLISGTSIAMVILAFCI; this is encoded by the coding sequence ATGAAATACCTTAATTTGTTCTATCGTCCCGCCCTTTGGAGCCGCCTTCTCGTGGCGGGCCTCCTGCTGGGCGCGCTTCCCGCCTGCGTCAAGCCTGAAGAAGTCAACTACGTCCAGGATCTCGTGCTGGACCAGAAAGCGGCCATCGGGAAGGAGTATAAGATCGTCATCAAGAGGGACGACCGCCTTTTCATTTCCGTCAGCAGCAAGAATCCTACGCTCGCGCAGATGTTCAACAAGGACAGCGGCAGCGTCTCCAGCCCCCGTGATGACGAGCGCGGCTACTTCGTGAATACGGACGGGGACATCGTGTTCCCCGTTCTGGGGAGAATCAGGGCTGTGGGCAAGACCTGCATCCAGCTCGCTACGGATATTGAAAACGAGATCCTCAAGGAAGGCTACATCAAGGACCCGGCGGTCAGCGTGCGCCTGATGAACTTCAAATTCTCCGTTCTCGGGGAAGTGTCCAAGCCGGGCAGCTATGAAATCAAGGGGGAACGCCTGACCCTGCTGGAGGCGCTGAGCAAGGCCGGGGACCTGAACATGGACGGCAACCGTGACATTTACATCATCCGGGAGGCGGACGGGGAGCGCATCGCGTCCAAGGTGGACCTGCGGAGCAGCAAACTGTTCCACTCCCCCTACTATTACATCCAGCAGAATGACGTCATTTACGTTACTCCGTCAGACAGGAAGGTGAATACCCGCAGCGAGCAGCTCCAGATTTACCCCTACCTCATTTCCGGCACCTCCATTGCCATGGTCATTCTGGCCTTCTGCATTTAA
- a CDS encoding glycosyltransferase, producing the protein MPRARLKVLFLVESLAGGGAEKILSGLVRGLDRDRFDVTVCTVVDCGPYREEVGKHARYRSIVGGRGLLYRIRYALVYRFLPAAWIYKWGVAGDYDVEVAFTEGLPTRLLAAVPEGKSRKIAWVHVDLEARPWTQGVVFRSLEEEKKAYARFQTVVHVSQTVREAFERRFGAHAGSVVLHNPVDRDAVRSGAAAGDVPEKKHFRFISVGRLEEQKGFDRLVAALARLRERGWQAELVILGEGSRRRELEGQAAALGVADSVLMPGFLGNPYPWMASADVFVCSSRSEGMSTVVTEALALGVPVLAVECSGVREQLGMGRFGRIVENDEDALAAGMEDFLSGRESCEFWRERAALGGDAVVYERAVRKVEQVLEGMA; encoded by the coding sequence ATGCCGCGCGCCCGTTTAAAAGTCCTGTTTCTGGTGGAATCCCTGGCCGGGGGAGGGGCGGAGAAAATTCTCTCCGGCCTGGTGCGCGGCCTGGACCGGGACCGGTTTGACGTGACGGTGTGCACGGTGGTGGATTGTGGCCCGTACCGGGAGGAAGTGGGGAAGCATGCGCGTTACCGCTCCATCGTAGGGGGCCGGGGATTGCTTTACCGGATCAGGTACGCGCTGGTGTACCGCTTTTTGCCGGCGGCCTGGATTTACAAGTGGGGCGTTGCCGGGGATTATGATGTGGAGGTGGCTTTTACGGAAGGGCTGCCTACGCGCCTTCTGGCGGCCGTGCCGGAGGGAAAATCCCGGAAAATCGCCTGGGTTCACGTGGACCTGGAAGCGCGGCCCTGGACGCAGGGGGTGGTGTTCCGGTCTCTGGAGGAGGAAAAAAAGGCGTATGCCCGTTTTCAAACCGTGGTGCATGTGTCGCAAACCGTCCGGGAGGCGTTTGAACGGCGCTTTGGGGCGCATGCGGGTTCCGTGGTTCTGCACAACCCGGTGGACCGGGATGCCGTGCGTTCCGGAGCCGCCGCGGGGGACGTGCCGGAAAAGAAGCATTTCCGCTTTATTTCCGTGGGGCGTCTGGAGGAGCAGAAGGGCTTTGACCGTCTGGTTGCCGCGCTGGCCCGGTTGAGGGAGCGGGGATGGCAGGCGGAGCTGGTGATTCTGGGGGAAGGGAGCCGGAGGCGGGAGCTGGAAGGGCAGGCTGCCGCCCTGGGCGTGGCGGACTCCGTGCTGATGCCCGGTTTCCTGGGGAATCCCTACCCGTGGATGGCCTCAGCTGATGTATTCGTGTGCAGTTCCCGCAGTGAGGGAATGAGCACCGTGGTCACGGAGGCGCTGGCGTTGGGCGTGCCCGTGCTGGCCGTGGAGTGTTCCGGCGTGCGGGAACAGCTTGGCATGGGAAGGTTCGGGCGCATCGTGGAGAATGATGAAGATGCGCTGGCTGCCGGAATGGAAGACTTTTTATCCGGCAGGGAATCCTGCGAATTCTGGCGGGAGAGGGCCGCGCTGGGAGGCGATGCGGTTGTTTATGAACGCGCCGTGCGGAAGGTGGAACAGGTATTGGAGGGAATGGCATGA